In Oryzias melastigma strain HK-1 linkage group LG16, ASM292280v2, whole genome shotgun sequence, a single genomic region encodes these proteins:
- the LOC118599818 gene encoding protein Bouncer-like: MSNLLCPFFLLYLLPAVAPLFCYTCVFPAISPLDCIRFPLKCPPGQLCLSSTAVGQRGDFRVVLYEKSCVLPALCGVTGEKYTMGLNFTFTNECCNTHLCNSAAAAAFPCWTATLLTLMTVCGVW, translated from the exons ATGTCGAATCTTCTCTGcccattttttcttctgtactTGCTTCCAGCAGTGG CACCCCTCTTCTGTTACACCTGCGTGTTTCCTGCCATCTCCCCTCTGGACTGCATCAGGTTCCCTCTCAAGTGTCCCCCCGGACAGCTGTGCCTGTCCAGCACAGCCGTAGGTCAGCGAG GAGACTTCCGTGTGGTCCTATATGAGAAGAGTTGTGTCCTGCCTGCCCTGTGTGGAGTCACAGGTGAGAAATACACCATGGGACTCAACTTCACCTTCACCAACGAATGCTGCAACACTCACCTGTGCAACAGTGCTGCAGCAGCCGCCTTCCCCTGCTGGACTGCCACTTTACTCACCCTGATGACTGTCTGTGGAGTTTGGTGA
- the zp3d.2 gene encoding zona pellucida sperm-binding protein 3d.2 — protein sequence MLSLLVSVCLLLSRTSGGPRAAEALNQTDRALRRLFRDKPPPLLGVPVIMDSHQDQSASPRGTGQEAVPEQVRELLLPVWPNISPLSVSGVTVRTSCARNRMQLQVDRSIIGSEEPDSLLRLGTCRVSQSTGNHFYFDYDLSMCGTKRTTIDNRMVYFNVLHYNPPKPRGPIRRALPFSLPVACYFNRYIHKYKVGHTPKVQIHEVSKHRKNTAKVTLTALNAQWEKLSSSDHFVIGDPLHFEAKASTLSHHERLYVHTCYISQDQSHTATPQFPIMKNFGCMVEKKSGRSRFIKHKQDAVRFSVDSSSFKGMTEQPLYLHCIVSVEGSARTPSAKSCSYNAKDRKWVELFGLDSVCDCCDSICSSTAPSEFQVISSRPWTIESKGKGASSVRRKTEPVTTETPQLEPGEWSWKPWPAEPAEMLRGKVEQLRKELDGSFGDGGVSWFDEAEEKHVKGSAVVEEDEKITEPHRIFEEIFHFDGQIPA from the exons ATGCTCTCCCTGCTCGTGTCGGTTTGCCTGCTGCTGTCCCGCACCAGCGGAGGCCCGCGCGCCGCCGAGGCTTTGAATCAAACGGATCGGGCACTGAGGCGACTTTTTCGGGACAAACCACCTCCTCTGCTCGGTGTCCCGGTGATCATGGACTCTCATCAGGACCAGTCCGCGTCCCCCAGAGGTACCGGGCAGGAGGCGGTCCCCGAGCAGGTGCGTGAGCTCCTGCTCCCGGTCTGGCCCAACATCAGCCCTCTCAGCGTCTCCGGTGTGACCGTGCGGACGTCGTGCGCGCGGAACAGGATGCAGCTGCAGGTGGACAGGAGCATCATCGGTTCCGAGGAGCCGGATTCTCTGCTCAGACTGGGGACATGTCGGGTCAGTCAGTCCACGGGGAACCACTTTTACTTTGACTACGACCTCAGCATGTGTGGAACCAAACGCACA ACTATTGATAACCGGATGGTATATTTTAATGTGCTACACTATAACCCACCGAAACCCAGAGGACCAATCAGACGAGCTCTACCCTTTAGCCTCCCTGTTGCATGTTACTTCAACAG GTACATTCACAAATACAAAGTTGGCCACACACCAAAGGTGCAGATTCATGAAGTGTCCAAACACAGGAAGAATACGGCCAAAGTCACGCTGACTGCACTAAACG CTCAGTGGGAAAAGCTTTCCTCGTCAGATCACTTTGTGATCGGGGATCCCTTACACTTTGAGGCCAAGGCGTCGACTTTATCCCACCACGAAAGACTCTACGTCCACACTTGTTACATATCTCAAGACCAGTCACACACCGCCACCCCTCAGTTTCCCATCATGAAAAACTTTGG CTGCATGGTTGAAAAGAAAAGTGGACGCTCTAGATTCATTAAGCACAAACAGGATGCTGTCAGGTTCTCTGTGGATTCGTCCTCATTCAAAGGAATGACTGAACAG CCGCTCTACCTGCACTGCATCGTTTCTGTGGAGGGTTCAGCTCGCACACCATCAGCCAAGTCCTGCAGCTACAATGCCAAAGACAGAAA GTGGGTGGAGTTATTTGGCCTGGATTCCGTGTGTGACTGCTGTGACTCCATCTGCAGCTCCACCGCACCATCAG AATTTCAAGTTATTAGCAGCAGACCATGGACCATAGAGTCCAAAGGGAAAGGGGCATCTTCTGTGCGGAGGAAGACTGAACCAGTGACAACAGAGACACCACAGCTGGAGCCGGGTGAGTGGAGCTGGAAGCCGTGGcctgcagaaccagcagaaaTGCTGAGGGGTAAGGTGGAGCAGCTGCGGAAGGAGCTGGACGGGTCGTTCGGGGATGGAGGGGTGTCATGGTTTGATGAAGCTGAGGAGAAGCATGTGAAGGGGTCTGCCGTTGTGGAGGAGGATGAAAAGATCACAGAACCCCACCGAATCTTTGaagaaatctttcattttgatgGACAAATTCCTGCTTAA